GCGGCGCGAATCCGTTTTGCACTTCAACGCCGGATTCGGGCGGCGGAAAACCGCCGCCGCCCGTCACGCCGGCTGCAACCCGCTCAACAACTGCCGCACGCGCGAAAGATCGCGATTCAACTGGCTCGCGTCGTCGAACAGTTCCGCGAGCCAGTCGACGAACACGCGCACGCGAGGCGCGACGCGCGGCGTCTTCACGAACGCGACCGATACCGGCGTCGGCAGCGGCTTCCACCTCGGCAGCACCTCGCGAAGCTCGCCGCTGTCGAGATACGGCTGCGCGGCGAGCCGCGCCGGCTGGATCAGCCCGTAGCCTTGCAGCCCGCAGGTCAGATACGCGATCTCGTCCGCGACGTGCACGAAGCCGTCGACCCTCACCGACGTCGCGCCGCCGTCGATCTCGAAGTCGAAATCGACCGGCCGCCCGTTCACCGGCGACAGGCAGTTCACCGCCGTGTGATGCGCGAGGTCGTCGACGGTCTGCGGCATGCCGTTGCGTTCGAGATACGCGGGGCTCGCGCACGTCACGTGGTCGAGCACGCCGAGCCGGCGCGCGACGAGCCCCGAGTCGGGCAACTCGCCCAACTGGATGCTGCAATCCACCGCCTCGCCGACGAGATCGACGTTGCGCAGGCTCACGCCGATCGCCAGATCGATGTGCGGATGGCGCGCATGGAAGTCGTCGAGCGCGGGCAGCACGATCGCATTCGCGATCACGCCGGGCATTTCGACGCGCAGCCGGCCGCTGACGAGGCCGGTCGTCTGCCGCATGCTCGCTTCCATCTCGTCGATCTCCGCGAGAATCTGCGCGCAATGCTCGTAATATGCGGCGCCCTCGGGCGTGACGGACAAGCGCCGCGTGGTGCGCACGAGCAGCTGCGTGTTCAGCAGCGCTTCGAGGTTCTGAACCAGCGTCGTCGCGCTCGCTCGCGGCATGTCGAGCGATTGCGCGGCTTTCGTGAAACTGTTGGTGTCGACGATCCGCACGAACGTGCGCATCGCCTGGATACGGTCGATCACGGGCAAACTCCTGTGTCAAAGCCGGAATAACTGCTTGCTGCAATACGGTGGCCGCGCGGGATGGCAGGGGGAGCGCGGCGCCGGCGCTCGCGGGGCGGGCGGCCGGGGAACAACCGGAGAGCCTTGGGCGCGTCGGGGCGCCGGCGGCGGGATGCGGGGCAGGTGGGCCGTCCGGAACGGACGGCCCGGTGGGTCAGGGTCTCGTCGTTGCCGTTCGGCTTACTGCTTCAGCGTCGCGATGTCGATCACGAAGCGGTATTTCACGTCGCTTTTCAGCATCCGCTCATAGGCGCCGTTGATGTCCTGCATCTTGATCATCTCGATGTCGGACGTGAGCCCATGCTTGCCGCAGAAATCCAGCATCTCCTGCGTTTCCGCGATGCCGCCGATCAGCGACCCCGCGAGGCGGCGGCGCTTCATGATGAGGTTGAACACCTGCGGCGACGGGTGATCGTGCTCCGGCGCGCCGACCAGCGCCATCGTGCCGTCGCGGCGCAGCAGTTCGATGAACGGGTTCAGGTCGTGTTGCGCGGCGACCGTGTTCACGATCAGGTCGAAGCTGTTGGCGTGCGCCTGCATCTGCTCCGGGTCCTTCGAGATCACGACTTCGTGTGCGCCGAGGCGCTTCGCGTCCTCGATCTTCGACGCCGACGTCGTGAACAGCACGACGTGCGCGCCCATCGCGGCCGCGATCTTCACGCCCATGTGGCCGAGGCCGCCCAGGCCGACGATGCCGACCTTCTTGCCGGGGCCGGCGCCCCACGTGCGCAGCGGCGAATAGGTGGTGATGCCCGCGCACAGCAGCGGCGCGGCGGCGGCCGGATCGAGGTTCTCCGGCACGCGCAGCACGAACGCCTCGTCGACGACCAGCATCGTCGAGTAGCCGCCGAACGTCACGTCGCCGCTCACGCGGTCCACGCCGTTGTACGTGCCGACGAAGCCGTTTTCGCAATACTGTTCGAGGCCTTCCGCGCAACTCGGGCAGCTGCGGCACGAATCGACGAGGCAGCCGACGCCGACCAGTTCGCCAGTCTTGAAGCGCGTGACGCCGGAGCCGGTCTCGACGACGCGGCCGACGATCTCATGGCCCGGCACGACCGGATACAGCGTGTTGCGCCATTCGTTGCGAGCCTGATGGAGGTCGGAGTGGCAGACCCCGCAGTACAGCACGTCGATACGCACGTCGTGTTCGCGCAGGTCGCGGCGCTGGAATTCGAACGGGGCGAGCGGCGAGCCGGCGTCTTGCGCGGCATATCCGTAAGTCTGGTACATGAAGGCTCCTGAAAGCTGGAGTGAAAAAACGGTGTTGCGGCAGGGTTCCCATCGTAAGGATCGCCGTTGACCCAGGGAATACCTGAAGCTATCGAAGGTTTGCCTGTTTCTCCTGGCGTCGAGCGGCCATACGGGAACGGTGTTAGATTTCGAGCCTGATTCTCTGCAATCGGAATGCCAACGTCATGACCTCCGTTTCCTTCGCCGCCGCCGTCGCGACTGCGGCGCCGCCCGCTGCCGCCGACCCCGACGCCGCCGCGCAGCAGCGCATGGTCGAACTGCTGACGGCGCTGACGCTGCAGGACGGCGTGACGCCGTCCGCGCTCGACAGCGTGCAGTTGCTGCGGTCGAGCCGCGCGTATCCGCGCACGCCGGTGATGTACGAGCCGAGCATCGTGATCGTCTGCCAGGGGCGCAAGCGCGGCTTTCTCGGCGACGACGTGTATATCTACGATGCGCAGCAGTACCTGGTGCTGTCGGTGCCGCTGCCGTTCGAGTGCGAGACCGAGGCGAGCCCGGAGAAGCCGCTGCTCGCGATCTCGATCCGCGTCGATCTGACGATGGTCGCCGAACTGCTGATGGCGCTGAACGACACGCGCGGCAGTGCGGTGTCCGAACCGAGCGGCATCTACGCGACGCCGCTCGACGCGCAACTGGGCAACGCGGTGCTGCGTCTGCTGGAGGCGCTGGCGTCGCCGTGCGACGCACCGATCCTCGGACCTTCGATCGTACGTGAGATCTGTTACCGCGTGCTGACAGGCGTGCAGGGCGACGCGATCCGCGCGGCGCT
The Paraburkholderia caballeronis genome window above contains:
- a CDS encoding LysR family transcriptional regulator, with the translated sequence MIDRIQAMRTFVRIVDTNSFTKAAQSLDMPRASATTLVQNLEALLNTQLLVRTTRRLSVTPEGAAYYEHCAQILAEIDEMEASMRQTTGLVSGRLRVEMPGVIANAIVLPALDDFHARHPHIDLAIGVSLRNVDLVGEAVDCSIQLGELPDSGLVARRLGVLDHVTCASPAYLERNGMPQTVDDLAHHTAVNCLSPVNGRPVDFDFEIDGGATSVRVDGFVHVADEIAYLTCGLQGYGLIQPARLAAQPYLDSGELREVLPRWKPLPTPVSVAFVKTPRVAPRVRVFVDWLAELFDDASQLNRDLSRVRQLLSGLQPA
- a CDS encoding NAD(P)-dependent alcohol dehydrogenase; this translates as MYQTYGYAAQDAGSPLAPFEFQRRDLREHDVRIDVLYCGVCHSDLHQARNEWRNTLYPVVPGHEIVGRVVETGSGVTRFKTGELVGVGCLVDSCRSCPSCAEGLEQYCENGFVGTYNGVDRVSGDVTFGGYSTMLVVDEAFVLRVPENLDPAAAAPLLCAGITTYSPLRTWGAGPGKKVGIVGLGGLGHMGVKIAAAMGAHVVLFTTSASKIEDAKRLGAHEVVISKDPEQMQAHANSFDLIVNTVAAQHDLNPFIELLRRDGTMALVGAPEHDHPSPQVFNLIMKRRRLAGSLIGGIAETQEMLDFCGKHGLTSDIEMIKMQDINGAYERMLKSDVKYRFVIDIATLKQ
- a CDS encoding AraC family transcriptional regulator → MTSVSFAAAVATAAPPAAADPDAAAQQRMVELLTALTLQDGVTPSALDSVQLLRSSRAYPRTPVMYEPSIVIVCQGRKRGFLGDDVYIYDAQQYLVLSVPLPFECETEASPEKPLLAISIRVDLTMVAELLMALNDTRGSAVSEPSGIYATPLDAQLGNAVLRLLEALASPCDAPILGPSIVREICYRVLTGVQGDAIRAALTHQHHFGRIAKALRRIHADYRGDLDVDTLAREAGMSLAVFHAHFKAVTSTSPMQYVKTTRLHHARLLITHDGLNVSAAATRVGYESASQFSREFKRLFGLSPTDELRRVRAINEPPAPRPEPPARRYVTAV